A region from the Lolium perenne isolate Kyuss_39 chromosome 4, Kyuss_2.0, whole genome shotgun sequence genome encodes:
- the LOC127349269 gene encoding ALA-interacting subunit 5, with protein MDPAERAGDSRKPNKPKYSKFSQQELPACKPVLTPKIVVTVFLLIAFLFIPIGVVTLNASRQVVELVKRYDISCGPTHDKIGFIQNSETEKTCNITLQATKYMKSPILVYYQIGNFYQNHRRYVKSRSEKQLLYKSASHLTKACDPETNTTGGAPIVPCGLVAWSLFNDTFTVEVNGETIEVNKKDIAWKSDKMHKFGNDIYASNFQKGKLIGGAKLNQSIPLSEQEDLIVWMRTAAFPTFRKLYGRIEKDIMENATITVVIQNNYNTYSFGGSKAVVLSTASWIGGRNNFIGIAYLTIGALCLFLAMGFTVLFMVKPRDG; from the exons ATGGATCCTGCAGAACGGGCTGGCGACTCAAGGAAACCGAATAAGCCGAAAT ATTCCAAATTTTCACAGCAGGAGCTTCCAGCATGCAAGCCAGTACTGACACCTAAAATT GTCGTTACTGTCTTCTTGCTAATTGCGTTCCTATTCATTCCAATTGGGGTTGTGACTCTGAATGCATCACGACAG GTTGTCGAACTGGTGAAGAGATATGATATAAGCTGTGGGCCCACGCATGACAAGATCGGGTTCATTCAGAATTCCGAGACTGAAAAAACATGCAATATCACACTGCAG GCGACTAAATACATGAAGAGTCCAATCCTTGTATATTACCAGATTGGCAACTTCTATCAAAACCATCGAAG GTATGTGAAAAGTCGAAGTGAGAAACAACTCCTGTACAAGAGTGCTTCCCATTTGACAAAAGCATGTGATCCTGAAACTAATACCACTGGTGGTGCTCCAATTGTTCcatgtggccttgttgcttggagTCTATTCAACGACACATTCACAGTTGAGGTCAATGGGGAGACTATTGAAGTAAATAAAAAGGATATAGCTTGGAAAAGTGACAAGATGCATAAATTCGGCAATGACATCTATGCTAGTAACTTCCAGAAGGGAAAACTCATAGGTGGTGCTAAGCTAAACCAGAGCATACCA TTAAGTGAGCAAGAAGATCTCATTGTTTGGATGCGAACAGCTGCCTTCCCAACTTTCAGAAAGCTATATGGCAGAATTGAGAAAGATATCATGGAGAATGCTACAATAACTGTGGTTATACAAAATAACTATAACACATATAGCTTTGGAGGATCAAAAGCGGTGGTCCTTTCTACTGCATCTTGGATTGGAGGAAGAAATAATTTCATTGGTATTGCGTATCTGACTATTGGTGCTTTATGCCTTTTCCTTGCTATGGGCTTTACAGTTCTGTTCATGGTTAAGCCAAG AGATGGATAG